The genomic DNA tgttgaataggTAACATAATGaggattttcttaaaataaactgctaattgaatttaattaatcACAGGAGCTTTTGAATTAGTGCTCATAAAGGCAGCAGGCTCCTTTCCtcaaaatgaatcaaaattagaggaaaaagcaACTCAGTTCTCGAAGATGTCAATAAGTCAATTTAAATGTCATGTTGGTAATGACAATTCAGTCATTTTATTCAGGGAATGAGTACTTTGATTTAGTAGTAATTTAAATGCAAGAGAACGTGATGCTTATAACAATATGCAAAAGCTTTTAAGTGAATTCTAAATGTCTGGACAAAATCTTTTTGGATAGTGAATTAGTATCTATTAATAATGTCTTTGTTTAGTACCTTTCTTAAAAGATTTCTCAAAACCCATTACATTAAttatcttatttatctttatatgctCTAATTAAGGATATTCATATTGCAATTtttaagaaggaaatgagaaaattgtaGAAAGGCAAAGTAGCTTCATTGATTATAGGTAGGGAAAAAATGTTATTCCTTCTTGGCTATTTCATCTGTAGTTATTAGGAAgcagtttttaaatgttttcaatgGTGGGCTTGGTGTGGTTATTGACTGTGCCTACTTATTGCTTAAAGAGATTGGGTTTAATAACCTTTGGTTCATTACATTACTGCTaactggacagctaggtggcatagtaggtaGAATGTAGAGCCTGGAATTagtaaaactcatcttcctgagtttaaatctggccttagatacttaatagctatgttatcctgggtaagtcacttaatcctgtttgattcagtttccttatctataaaataagctggagaaggaaatggtaaactacccCAGTTCCTTTTttccagaaaatcccaaatggggtcatgaagggttgAACACAACtaaaagaattgaacaaaaattGTTGTTAATTCATAGCTCATATCTGAATAGAGTTTAGTGGATggattagacttggagtcagaaagatcaaagtccagtcctgcctctgacaattattagctatgtaactctAGGTAAGTTATAGCCTCCTTTGGTCTATATGTTTAAATATTGAGATTCAGAGGTATAGAGAGACAattgatttggaatcaggaagacctatgttcaaatacCACATCAGGGagttgctagctatgtgaccctgcccaaatcacttaaccactctaggcctcagtttcctctcctgcaaaatgaaggggttgaattcAATGACCATTAAGTCCCATTCTAGCTTTATATCTATGATCCCATAATCCTAATAGGGACTGGAGAAACATATAAAAGGGTAGACAGACTTATTTAAAAATGACTTCttaggacacacacacatatacacacaataaataaacacacacacacacaatacaacACAACTCAAAGAGACCTCTCCCATCAAATAAAAACTCAGGAGTGGCAAACATGCAATTTACAAGGAAATTTTCACAGATAGTCATGAAGGACTTCCCTTTAGATTAAGGAAGTTCCTAAAATGAGGGGACAAAAAACTTCAGTAaagtactttattatttttttttgcaaggcaatggggttaagtgacttgcccaaggccacacagctaggtaattttaagtgtctgaggtaggatttgaactcaggtactcctgactccagggccagtgctctatccactaagccacctagccaccctcaagtaaagtactttaaaataaaaaagaggattttttAGGGCCAATTGAATTATATTATGCTTATCTTTCTATCATCagctatttttaatattatatttctctaattagcataaaaatttcttgaggacaaggattattttcatttttgtcttcatcttGAATTGGACTGAACActaatcaatttttttgtttaattgaattaaaggaaaatgtaaaagtgctctgaattatttcaatgaacaaaatgttctttgaatgaaaacaaaattcatataaGGACTGAGGAAGAAAAGTTCTCTCAAGTAACATGAGGGAACCAAATCCTTCCTAAATCAAGACCCAGTCAGGAgccatctttaaaaaattttctctaatCAGATAGTTATATATAAGAGGTGtaagatttattttataatctcaATACACAAAACTAGACCCATATATATAGAAATTTCAGGGAAGgacaattttgtttctttttttcttatttttttaaaagttttttgcaaggcaaatggggttaagtggcttgcccaaggccacacagctaggtaattatcaagtgtctgagacagaatttgaacccaggtactcctgactccagggccagtgctttatccactgggccacctagccaacccGAGGACAATTTTGTTTCAATCAAGATAAAAGGGGCTGCCGAGTTTCATCTTATAAGAGGTATTCTTACAGAGCCTATATGAATATTTGACATGGATTTTAAAAGGGGATTACTTAGAAATAGGAATGTGAAGGTCTAGATGACCTTGAAGGTCCCTCTCAGATCTAAGGTTCTATGATTCCAGCTCATCtaataagaattgagaaaaaatcCCTAGAGCATGTCAATGCTCTCTCAAATTTCGAGGAACAATGGCATTCAAATGAAGACTAGAAGACATTTGCCAAGTCGACTGATACTACTTCCCAACCTGTCGTGTGTGAAACTCCTATTTATGAGAACATAGATCATAGTAGTCATAGTATTTTAATGTGAAAATAAGGTATGAACTGAAGCTAGAATTAATAGATTCTCATACTCTTAAAGAATTTCATGAgtaaaataaagggggaaaagaaaaggaagaaaaaagaacaaggatGAAAatgctttaattaaaaaatcatgGTTATTTACACTTGTAACTTGATAAGTGTATAAATGTAAACTTTTATTGTTAGGGTCACTTCATTTGTGGATTTATTTCAATTCAAGGTTAATTTGAGCATACAAGtagtgagaaaattatattcaCAGAATATACATCCGTGTGCATTCAAAAGTCTGTCACTTTTTTAAGCAAGTGGTATAGACACTGTGCCATTGGCTCTGCTCCTGGTTCTTAAATGTACACTGGACTCAGTCATGTCATCGACATgctcttcacttttcttttctttcaggcTGTTAATAAATCTCAGAGTGATTTCATCCCACTCTTCAGGCAACAACATCAGCAGGAACCCAATGCAAATGATAATGGTGGCAGCCAGTCGGACAACATTGAATATCACCTCCTGTTTCAGAAGATCCACTGctgtaggaaaaaaatacaaaggaacaTACTGGTATAAGTATGTGTTTCTTAAACTGCATCTAATATGAAACATTAAAATCTGGGTTATTTCTTTCCCAGATCTTCTGGAATACCTAAAACTGGTTCTCTCCTTACTCTCACCACCCTCACATGTCTGGACAAAACTCATGTTTTCTAATGATGTTCCTTCTCTACTACAATCTTCCTTTCTAAATCTACTTTCTTCAATACTCAATTCAAATACAACTTCCCTGAAATTTTTCCTCATTATGTGAGTTCTTCTGAAATCCCATTGTACTTTATTAGAACCTCTCTTATGCAGTTTCTACTTTCTGCTtgttattatgtttatttgtccatccatttccttttttagccTGTAAGTCCCTAGCAGGTTGGAACCCTATTTTTTCCACCTTTATATCTCCTACAGTACCTGGCACAATGACTTACGCATATTAGATGCTCAATAAAattgcttattgaatgaatgaatatccaTCCATAACAAGACTGGGTGACAGATCTTTCATTGGAACTATTTTCTTCCATTGATAGAATGAAGAACATCTATAGAccctcatttatttaatttttgcacttgtttattctatttttttcccaataggATGGTGTATAATAAATGTAAACTTTTGTGTCACGGAGATCATATGCAGTAAAAacaatacatttaatatttaatttcaaaattaaataacaaaaacatcCAGACTGTAGTTATAAAAATTAGGCCTGACATTTAGTGATTCTTTTGATTGTCACCTCCAGAATACTTAAAAACATCTTccaatgtaaaatacatcatccaTCATTCTGAAGGAAACACCTCAGGGTGCAAAACAAGCAGATGTTGTCCATGTAGAAACTTACAACAATATGAAAGGTACTAGTACCTGCATTCCCAGGAACACTGAGTACAGTGCCAATGGAGATGAGGATTGGATAGGTCAGCACAACTCCAACATTAACCAAGATGTTAAATGCtataaaagaattagaagaagacagagaaaatgaagggaaattagTCTGCTGAGTTCTTTACCATCTTCCCCATTCCTCAGCTGTAAAGATAGAATTTCTTTATAAagaagcaacatgggggtggctaggttgcgtagtggttaaagcactggccctggagtcaggagtacctgggttcaaatccagtctcagacacttaatgattacctagctgtgtggccttgggcaagccacttaaccccatttgccttgcaaaaacctaacaaaacaaaaaagcaacatGCAACATGTTAAAGTAGTTACATTTGACCTGATCATCAGAGGTTCAAGGTTCAACTTAGATCTCTAATACATATTTCTGCGGAACCATGAGCAAGGCACTTGAGAATAACTGATTTACCCAGTCAAAAGGAGTTTCCATATCAAGAATCCCCTATATTAATGACATCACAGGTCAAAACTATTATTTTTCACTAAACATAACtcataaaacattttatactTAGCTTCAGTcaactttttattatataaatttgtaaatggtTACCATTTACacatcttccttttatttcttgaaCAACTTCTGCTTTCTGGCTAAGACTCTTTGAATTATGAATACCATTTATGCAGTTTCTCCAAATTCCTTTCCTAACCCtaattttccaaatctttcttcTAATTACCTTCTTTCTCTTTACAATTCATGTTTAAAGAATTTCATGTTATCCTGATCAATAGAAAATTATGCCATACCTTTTTAGAGGCAAAGCACCTCTCTTCCTGGTCCATTTAGTCCTTTTTAATCCAAATCACtcatttttagaagagaaaacagaggcccagagatgTCAAGCAATTTGCCCAGAGCAGGAATTTAAATGGGATTTGAATgtaggtcctctgattccaagttAGCATTTTTCCCACTAGTCTGTGTTGCCTTATACTCAGAATGGAATTCTATTTATttggaaagcaaaaagaaaaaaatcagcctGTATATTTTGCTACCATAACAGTAATCTAGGCCTAGAAAAGATACAGTGGTACTATACCATTGGAAGTGTCAGAGAGAGAATCTTGACAAGAATGTTGtaatatcaggggcagctaggtggcacagtgaagagtactggctctggagtcaagaggacctgagttcaaatccaacctcagacacctaataattgcctagctgtgtgaccttgggcaagtcacttaaccccattgccttaaataaaaacaattttaaaaaataatgataatatcttGGGAAACTTGTACCAATTCCAAAATACTATGATAGAGGAACATTATGCTAGATGTAAGGGAGATACTTTCTTTCTGAACAGCCACAGATACTCAATCTGGTATATTTTTATGCTATTTCTCAGAGACCCAGACAACATCATGAAATctctatatgaatatatgaataacaagtaggaaaatatttttgcaacTTTTTTGGATATTCCCTGTTTATGCCCCAAACTTAGTTAGAAAGTTGATTTTTGTACTGTTTTaactgatgattttttaaaaaacaataaacaagtTATTGAGAAATCTAATATTTTTGTGGTCCAGCATATAGGAAAGAGAGGTAAAGCTAAATTTCTATGGAAGAGGAAAGGTCTagaattttggaagaaaaataaacaatgaaaattGTATCATAACCCATAAAAGGTCCTGGTCAAGCAATAAAAGTTAAGCTATCAATCACCCCTTAACTTAAAGGAAGAATTAGTTCCTTCTCCTTTCTAAGAGgtgttaacaagcatttattaagagtttacttTTGGCCAGCTCTGGGCCAAGTGCTGAAGTTATCCATACAAGCAAAAATATAGTGccttttagtttatatttttagactttatttttaataatattttattttttctaattacaagtgaaaaatttagttttttttaaattttgggttcCAAACTATATCCTTCCCTTCCCAACTCCCTGAGACAGAGCAGTTCGATATGGATttatacatattagtcatgttgtgaaagaaaacacagattcaTCAAAAAATATGCATTAGAACTCCACCCGTTCTTTCTCCACAGAagaatagcatttttatcataaccctttggaattgtcttagatctttgtattgctgagaatagctaagttaatcacagttgatcatcatgcaatattgctattattctttacagtgttctggttttgctcacttcactttgcattagttcttGTAAgtctagatttttctgagagcatcatgctgatcatttcttataacacaataatattccattataatcatatacaacttgttcagtcaattcCCAAATGtgagcattccttcaatttccaattctttgccaccataaaagaacagttttaaatgttttttatacatatttcatacatatttgtcctttttttcctttgggggggGCAATTCAGGATATATACCTACTAGTGGCATTCATGGGTTAAAGGGAATGCATAGTTTTATCACCCTTCAGGTGCAGTTCCAGATTGTtcaccagaatggttgaatctgttcccaactccaccaacagtatattagtgaAGGAACTCACTTTCTActgggggagacaacacataaaaggtaATGGGAGTTTATATGGGCAGAGTCAGGAGAAGAATTACTGGAACCTTCCGCAAAATAACAATTTCAAAATGCAACTCACTAGTGGGAGAAGAGGGCAAGAGAAAAAAGGTGACTCTTTCTCCTTCTGGtgacttttaatttctattaaatatatGAATTGAATTCCCAGGTAATTTACACTGACAACATCCAAAACTGGGTTTCTAAAACCTCAATAATTTAAACCTGCTTCCCTTCTGGGTTTGTACTCCTTATCCAGTTTCACTGAACATATTCAAGTAAGTAAAACTGGCAGACATTCAAGTGGCTACACAACTTTTCATGCattaatataaatacaataagaaaacctaaaataatacCACTTAATGAAACAGAATTTCTAAAGGGGCAACTGTTCTAAGCAACTGATAGAAGAGCAAAAagttatcttctttcctttttattcagcCATTAGGACTGGTGCAGATGgagacaaaaaataaacaaagtagACAGAAAAAAGGGAGGAGTGGAGAGGTGGGGAAGATCTTAGAGGCAGAATCCCCAAGTCAATAACATCAAGAAATGCTGGCACTGAATTTCCTTTGAGTGATGGTAGGCTCTGGAATGTACTCCCCTTGGGCACTCCAGCCACTAGGAACTGTTGAGGTGATCTGTGGGAAGTTCAACCCACAATAGGAAATCTCAGCACAAGAATCCTAGCTGGAGcattatttgacattttttttattcaattgtttttgtagtaatgtccaactcttcatgatcccaggtggggttttcttagcaaagattttgcaatggtttgccatttccttctctagttcattttgaagaggagaaaactgaggcaaatggagttaagtgacttgcccagggtcacacagcttataagtgtctgaagtcaattttgaactcaggtcttcctgaatccatacCCAGTATTCTATCAATTGTGTCACCTAGAAGATCATATCTCTCATCTCTACTATTCTCCCCTCTCCTTAGGGTCTGTCCCTCCAAGAGTAGAATTTCATGACATTTCCCAAAGTCATTGGGAACCAAGAAACCTACTGAGACTAAATGTCTCTGTTTATCTAATTTGCATCTCTGTAATTTTCACTAGACTCTGAATGGGACTGATGGCAAAAAGACAAAATCTTAAAAGGGTGCTAAGAAGCAATAAGGATTATTAAATTAGAAATCAATCAATATGAATTTAAGTTCTTGAACACTATCACTTGGTTGAGCTAGCTGCCTGTTGTAAATTTTTGCCTGAtaaaatggaatcagtggaaattCATAACAGACACAGTTGAGTTTAGATAACATAGACACTGGAAATAATATAGTTTATAGCTCTTGGTCAAAGTATGGTCATAGATTTTGAACTACAAGGTTTCTCAGGGGTTATCTAGTTCAATgctccttgttttacagatgaagaaatcgagGCACAGAGAAGTTTGAACACTTCTCAAGGGAACAAAAGAATTGGTAGATTTGGGATTTTAAATTAGACTTGGATTCCAAGTCTAAGACTTGAAGGTCTCTCATTTAAGAGGGATATCTATAACGCACATTCAAGATTGTGAATATTTCTTCAATACTGTTATACCTTCCACATAGTGACTTCCCTAAGGTAGATTTGATATATTGCAGGTCAgactaagaaattaaatggaaatttgggggTAATTTTGCAGAAGCCATAGATGAAACACAAAGCCCAGCAGATAACAAAGGAAAAAGTATTAGAAACccagaaatatataatatatattgtattttataatatcaatacattttatcatttaatatCATAATTAGATTTCTTCTTCAGAACAAAGGGAGGGACAAAAATTTTATGTCAATTTTCCTGATCATACTCCCACAATATGGAAGGAATAACTATACTTCAATGTATTAAGGATATCATTAGTGATGGTACTCCTTCTTTTGCTACAACTGCAACTTATCATGCCTTCTCATCTTGTGTAAGTCTTGTCTATGTCTTTCCAAAACTCCTGCACAAGGATATAACCAAGAATATCAGCAAACTAATACTCTTGACTTTATCAGTATGATAATGAAATGAACAGATTTTACATCTGTCATGCTTTGCTCTCAGAAATTACCTAGCCTACCTTCCTCTCACCTgaaatcaagtcaacaagtatttattaagcatgtttCTATGTTGTAGGCACTGAGCCAAGTATTgacaatacaaagaaaggaaaaaaaacaacacagtcccttctctcaaggagcctAAAGTGGGAGCAGGGGGAGAAAGACatcatgcaaacaactatgtacaaacaaaatatataccatgtaaattggaatcaataacagctctttaattgattgattttctgTCAATTTTTGATTTAATTCAATATTAATAATGTGCTGTGATCTGTGTCCATCATGAAGCTCCTTTGTCCTTCAGGTGACCAACAAGTTTGATTCCTCAGAGAGTATGGTATTTCATGATTTGCAGCCATATAGAAGTACTAAAAAACACTAATgatgttaagattttatttgttattaaagtagaaattgggggctaggtggcacagtggatagagtactggccctggagtcaggaggacctgagttccaatccagcctcagacacttaataattccctagctagacacttaataattccctagctatatgaccttgggcaagtcactttaccccattgccttaaataagtacaatttaaaaaaaagtagaaactgGACCTTCCTAAGTAATATGTAACTTGTCAAATGAAAGCTAAATTGCTTCCTTCACCCTATTCTATTTAGGGCTTAGTTCATTGTCTATCTGTTGTTTTTGTCTAAGGACAATAGATTGTTCTATGtctaaaaagacaaaaggaatttCTATATCCACTTGTTTTTTTCTGCCTGACTAGTCATGTTAAACTCTTTTATATGACAACAGATCTCTTTGAGAAGGCTCTGCAATAGTCGGGGTTTGACATATaaagtcttggggcagctaggtggagcagtggatagagcaccagcctcggagtcaggagtacctgggttcaaatctgacctcagacacttaataataattacctagctgtgtggccttgggcaagccacttaaccccatttgccttgcaaaaacctaaaaagacatATAAAGTCTTCTCCAAACAGAAGCATTTTGAACTAGGGTCTCTAAACTTTTTTGATTAAATCCTCCTATAAATAAAAACTTCTGAGCATGTACCTCCacaattatatattcatttattataaATCATATCCACTTAGTACTGTGCAActaataatgtatattataaaacttgcataaaatagattttgttttaaatgagGCCAAGAAAAAGTAATAGTTGATTCTGGAATCAATAGGGAAGCACTGAACTTATATCAAATAGGAGAATGATATGATCAAACctgtgatttaggaaaatcactttgacaatcATGTGAAGAATAGATCGGAGAGGAAGGAAACAATGCTAAAGGAACAATTAGAAGACTGTTGAAATAATCCAAACAAGAGGTGATAATGTACTAGGGTCACAGTGTGTATaaagagaaggggacatataCAAAAGATGTggtagaaaaataaacatttggcAATTGTTTCTCAGTAATGGGTGGAGGGGCTACTCTAATAATACTGGTGTcattgaaagaaaagggaaattcagaaaaggaatgggttaaggggaagagaaaatgtgatataatccatttatacttttctcatcTTGTGAGACTAATTCTATCCTAcccaaaatgaaaaggagaatcTTACTTGTCATTAGCATGGAATAAAAGAGTCTTTAGAATTCCTCCTCCTAGGGACAGTTACCATATCTAACAGGTCATCTGGAGGGATAGTAGCTAAGTATACTACAGAGAGTAAGATTTTTCTCAATGGTACCTTTACAATTGCTACTGTGGATGCTAAGGAAATGATTATACCATGACTGTTTTGGAGAGAAGGGTTTTTGGAGAGTAGGAGTGGtctcttttctagctcatttttacagatgaggaaactgaggtaaatgagggacttgctcagggccacccagttaggaagtgtctgaggccagctttgaactcaggaagatgagtcttcctgactccaggcccagtgttctattcactggacCACCTAAGCATAAGCTTCTTAATTATTTTCCAGTCTCCTTTTTACTTCTTATTCAATACTTCTCCCCTACAAGACTGACCTTTGCCTTGAacctcttttcaaattttttcccccttccttaatGAGTATATTAATATTTCCTGATTTTCCTGTGCCTTTGACTTATTTGACAGCTGCTTcactataaaaatgggaaaaggcctttttcagaaaaaagagattatttcttgatttctatgATTTTGCCTTTAAGCAAAATTGTGAAAGTcttctaaaagtttttttctgtaacatttattttaatggGATAGACATGGTGGTATGGACTGCCCCGATATCACCTGACTGGTATCAAATTATAATAACCATTTACTTCCCTAGAAAACTATAACTAGGAATGATGAACAATGTCCTAATTTCTAGTAAAACAATAATTAACTAGCATTAATAtgtcattttaaagtttgcaaagcactttacaagtattattacctcatttttatTCGCATAGCATCCTGGAATAATAGGTtactattatcttcattatacagaggaagaaactgagacagacaggggttaggtgatttgtccagtcacacatttaataataaaagttattattattactctacTATTATTAAAGCTGATGTTTTCATATCACTTACTATGAGCCAGACACTATCTGATGTTTTCATATCACTTACTATGAgccagacactatgttaagcactttataattatctcatttgctcctcacaacaaacctgggagataggtgctatcgtgagctacattttacagatgaagaaaccaacagaggtaaaatgacttgcccaacatcactcAATTACTACCAATAATAAGTATTATTTGATACAGTAGATAAGCATCAAGTCTGAAGTctctatgaaacatcaagaaacaaacagaatttttaaaaaatgaaaaaataggagaaaatgtaaaatacttcattggaaaaacaaatcaaggaaaatgaattaaagaattataagttataaagaattattggactacctgagaGCCACAATCAgtcatcatatttcaagaaattatcaaagaaaatggccctgatattctagaatcagaggattaaatagaaattaaaagaatatacaaatcacctcctaaaagagatctgaaaatgaaaactcccagtaatattatagccaaattccagatcagaaaaaatatttcaagcagtcagaaagaaataattcaaataccttGGATCTAGAGTtaggataacataagatttagcagcttccaccATAAAAGTGGCTTGGAGAGTGCTATTTGGGAGTGGAAAAAGTTTCAATTATATCTGAAAATCCCTTCCCaacaaaattgagtataatccttcaagagaaaaaaaaatggatattaatGAAATACagaactttttttaaggtttttgcaaggcaatggggttgaatggcttgcccaagaccacacagctaggtacttattaagtgtctgaggctggatttgaactcaggtactcctgactccagggccggtgctctatccactgcgccacctagccacctcaaaaGGGAGAACTTTTAAACATTCCTGCTGAAAAGctcagaattgaaaagaaaattcaactttcaaatataagactcaaaacaagcaaaaaaaaagtaaacatgaagaagaaatcataaagcaTTCAATAATGTTAAATTTCTTACATTGTGACATGGGAATATGATATTTATAACTCCaaataactttattattattattataggacAGAAGTAATACTTATAGAGTGAGGTCATGGCTATGAATTGACTCTGATGGGATGATTTTTTGAAGTTGtgaatgatccaaccattctgcagagcaatttggaactaagcccaaagattTATTTAAAACTGTGAATAACTTTTGACCctgtaataccactactgggtctgtatctgaatgagatttgttttttaaacaagggaaaaggacatatatgtacaaaaatatttatagtgactctttttgtggtggaaatTGGGGGGATATCCATAAATTGGGCAATAGCTGAATAAGTTATAATAAAGATTTGGATGGAATAgcaaatataagaaatgatgaacaggatgtttCCAGTTAAACCTGGACagacttatatgagctgatacaaagtatagtgagcagaatcaggaagatatagTTTTTACTAACAGCACACTAACATTGCATAATGGTTAACTATAAATGACTATTCTTTTcccatacaatgatccaagacaatttcaaaggattcatgataaaaaatgttatccatggggtggttaggtggcgcagtggatagagcaccggccctggagtcaggagtacctgagttcaaatccagcctcagacacttaataattacctagctgtgtggccttgggcaagccacttaaccccattgccttgaaaaaatctaaaaataaatgttatccaCTTCCATAGAACAATCTGTTGGAGGTTAAATGCAATGATAAGCAtattttttacttaatatttctcattttttaatgtgctttctttcacaacatagtcaatatggaaatatgccttGCATGATTGccaatatataatctatattaaattgcttaccttctcaataagagggaagaaataggaagatggagagaatttggaaatcaaaattttaagaagCAATCattaatgctatttttaaatgcaattaaAAACTGACATATAAATTTCAAAGAAGGAACTAGATGCTTTGATGAGGGAAAAAAACTTCTTATCTTCCAAGGAATGAAAATCCACAA from Macrotis lagotis isolate mMagLag1 chromosome 4, bilby.v1.9.chrom.fasta, whole genome shotgun sequence includes the following:
- the SLC35F4 gene encoding solute carrier family 35 member F4 isoform X2, with the protein product MAITGIVMMAYADNFHADSIIGVAFAVGSASTSALYKVLFKMFLGSANFGEAAHFFSTLGFFNLIFISFTPIILYFTKVEHWSSFSALPWGFLCGMAGLWLAFNILVNVGVVLTYPILISIGTVLSVPGNAAVDLLKQEVIFNVVRLAATIIICIGFLLMLLPEEWDEITLRFINSLKEKKSEEHVDDMTESSVHLRTRSRANGTVSIPLA